Part of the Thermomicrobiales bacterium genome, TCGTCAACGCAGGAAACGACGGTGCGGCGCGCCGCTCCCGTACTCGTGGGGTACTAGGTCATGTCAGAGTTGACGACGAAACCCAGACTCAGTGCCCGCGACGCCATCAAAACGATCGTCGATGGCGGAGCATTGACAGAGGAGCAGGCCACGGATGTGATGGATGCCATCATGTCTGGCGAGGCGACGCCTTCCCAGATCGCCGCGCTGATCACCGCATTGCGGGTGCGCGGCGAGACCGTCGACGAACTGACCGGGTTCGCCAGAGCGTTGCGCGATCATGTGCAGCGGGTCACCGTACCCGACGATCGACCAATCATCGATACCTGCGGAACGGGTGGCGACGATTCAGGTACTTTCAATATTTCGACCACCGCAGCGATCGTCATCGCCGGCGCTGATGTGCGCGTGGCCAAACACGGCAATCGTTCAGTCACAAGCCAGAGCGGCTCAGCCGATGTTCTGGAAGCGCTGGGCGTGACTATCGACCTCTCGCCGGACGCTGTAGCGGCGTCGATTCGCGATGTAGGGATTGGGTTCATGTTCGCCCCGTCGTACCACCCGGGATTTCGCCATGCCGGTCCGACCCGTCGCGAAATCGGGGTGCGCACGGTGTTCAACTTCCTGGGTCCGATGACCAATCCGGCTGGACTGCGACGACAGATCATCGGCGTCAGCGCACCGTCCGCAGCGCGAATGATGGCCGAAGCATTGGGTCGACTCGGCAGCGATCGGGTGCTGGTCGTGTATTCACCGGAGGGACTCGATGAGCTCGGTCTCGGCGAGGATTCGCACGTCGTGGAGTTCGATGCGGAACGAGGTGAGGCGATCGAGTACGCCATTGGCCCTCAGGATGCCGGGCTGAAACGAGCCAGTGTGGAAGCTCTGGCCGGTGGCGACGCTGCGCACAATGCCCAGATCACCCTGCGCATTCTGG contains:
- the trpD gene encoding anthranilate phosphoribosyltransferase, with the protein product MSELTTKPRLSARDAIKTIVDGGALTEEQATDVMDAIMSGEATPSQIAALITALRVRGETVDELTGFARALRDHVQRVTVPDDRPIIDTCGTGGDDSGTFNISTTAAIVIAGADVRVAKHGNRSVTSQSGSADVLEALGVTIDLSPDAVAASIRDVGIGFMFAPSYHPGFRHAGPTRREIGVRTVFNFLGPMTNPAGLRRQIIGVSAPSAARMMAEALGRLGSDRVLVVYSPEGLDELGLGEDSHVVEFDAERGEAIEYAIGPQDAGLKRASVEALAGGDAAHNAQITLRILAGAQGPMRDVVLFNAGAGLYAAGVVENVRQGVELAAATIDSGRAADTLERFVQASRQSSSGSAL